One region of Hyphomicrobiales bacterium genomic DNA includes:
- a CDS encoding SUMF1/EgtB/PvdO family nonheme iron enzyme, giving the protein LWMGYLKPRSREGVAQYPVVLPPLESDKSLDYAILKVRGTPGREWGTIALAPAAIGRRQSLFVVHHPGGFEKHITLGGCRASDPAEDGDDLLHHCDTMGGSSGAPIFDVASRRVVGLHYSAVALKGLNAGKRMARLVAASARLRDLAPVDEAPRQSGPAAPAPPPQSEEAVAWGAIQSNATCGVLDSFIARFEAGGSVFVDFARARQRELKCGEEKVAVGSFPETPAPAPSPPAGCAGVMTEVVGKGRVCLDPTDEARREFQDCRGGLCGPRMVVVPAGSFLMGSPESEEGREDNEGPQRRVTIAKPFAVGKFEVTFAEWDACVAAKACRHKPDDEGWGRGQRPVINVSWDHVTIDYLPWLNKTLGLSGVAAYRLLSEAEWEYAARAGTATPFSFGRTISTDQANYDGTFFYQSGRMGRYRKWTVEVGSFPFNAFGLHDMHGNVREWVADSWHENYSDAPTDGAARMLDGDTGTRVIRGGSWNNAPWDLRAARRFNLKPDFRFEVIGFRVARSLSR; this is encoded by the coding sequence GCTCTGGATGGGCTATCTCAAACCGCGCTCGCGCGAGGGTGTGGCGCAGTATCCGGTCGTCCTGCCGCCGCTCGAATCCGATAAGTCGCTCGATTATGCGATCCTGAAAGTGCGGGGCACGCCCGGCCGCGAGTGGGGGACCATCGCGCTCGCGCCCGCTGCCATCGGCCGCCGCCAGAGCCTCTTCGTGGTCCATCATCCGGGCGGGTTCGAGAAACACATCACGCTCGGCGGTTGCCGCGCGTCCGACCCGGCCGAGGATGGCGACGATCTCCTCCATCATTGCGACACCATGGGCGGCTCGTCCGGCGCGCCGATCTTCGATGTGGCGAGCCGGCGGGTGGTGGGCCTGCATTATTCCGCCGTGGCCCTCAAAGGCCTCAACGCGGGCAAGCGGATGGCCCGGCTGGTCGCGGCCTCGGCGCGCCTGCGCGATCTCGCCCCCGTCGACGAGGCGCCGCGCCAGAGTGGGCCGGCCGCTCCGGCTCCCCCACCGCAGAGCGAGGAGGCCGTGGCGTGGGGCGCGATTCAGAGCAATGCTACCTGCGGCGTCCTGGACAGCTTCATTGCGCGCTTCGAGGCCGGCGGCAGTGTGTTCGTCGATTTCGCCCGCGCCCGCCAGCGGGAGTTGAAATGCGGGGAGGAGAAGGTTGCCGTCGGCAGCTTCCCCGAGACGCCCGCCCCCGCGCCGAGCCCACCGGCGGGCTGCGCCGGTGTGATGACCGAGGTGGTTGGCAAAGGGCGGGTCTGCCTCGACCCGACCGACGAGGCGCGGCGGGAGTTCCAGGATTGTCGCGGCGGGCTCTGCGGACCCCGAATGGTCGTGGTGCCGGCGGGCAGTTTCCTGATGGGCTCTCCGGAGAGCGAAGAAGGGCGCGAGGACAACGAAGGTCCACAGCGCCGGGTGACGATCGCCAAGCCGTTCGCGGTCGGCAAGTTCGAGGTGACGTTCGCGGAGTGGGACGCGTGCGTCGCGGCCAAGGCTTGCCGGCACAAGCCGGATGATGAGGGCTGGGGCCGTGGCCAGCGACCGGTGATCAACGTCTCGTGGGACCATGTGACCATTGACTACCTTCCCTGGCTGAACAAGACGTTGGGACTCTCGGGTGTGGCCGCCTATCGCCTGCTGAGTGAGGCCGAATGGGAGTATGCAGCCCGCGCCGGCACGGCGACGCCGTTTTCGTTCGGCCGGACGATTTCGACCGATCAGGCGAACTACGATGGGACTTTTTTCTACCAATCCGGCCGCATGGGCCGCTATCGTAAATGGACTGTCGAGGTCGGCAGCTTCCCGTTCAATGCGTTTGGACTCCACGACATGCACGGCAACGTCCGTGAGTGGGTCGCGGATTCATGGCACGAGAATTATTCCGATGCCCCGACCGACGGTGCCGCAAGGATGCTAGATGGTGATACAGGCACTCGCGTGATCCGCGGTGGTTCCTGGAATAACGCTCCGTGGGATCTGCGTGCCGCCAGGCGCTTCAATCTTAAGCCGGACTTCCGGTTCGAGGTTATCGGCTTCCGGGTGGCTCGGTCGTTGTCGCGGTAG